The following proteins are encoded in a genomic region of Gossypium hirsutum isolate 1008001.06 chromosome D05, Gossypium_hirsutum_v2.1, whole genome shotgun sequence:
- the LOC107903938 gene encoding LOW QUALITY PROTEIN: phosphate transporter PHO1 homolog 3 (The sequence of the model RefSeq protein was modified relative to this genomic sequence to represent the inferred CDS: inserted 1 base in 1 codon), whose amino-acid sequence MKFGKEFASQMVPEWQDAYMDYEYLKTLLKKIQSFKHRTKPPSTGLKRKLTLYRAFSGLTQKNHHNPTSPSSASPDIESQPILVNSVQRNGSESYETTFLMSSDEGXEYELVYFRRLDDELNKVNKFYKDKVEEVMKEANVLNKQMDALIAFRIKVENPPVNFDRSVEMTRLASDIAVSTASLSVPTTPSAGRSKSKRAAHLEAIEESTHGQTDDDDKDDEKEMETPVQEPKPPKPKIKGVKPAPLEVLDRVKMNNTLETPRSTIKGLLQVPKQAEMSFSRENLRKVEDQLKRAFVEFYQKLRLLKSYSFLNTLAFSKIMKKYDKITSRSASRSYMKMVDNSNLGSSDDVTKLLERVEATFIKHFSNANRTKGMNILRPKAKRERHRVTFSTGFLAGCMASLLLALIMIIRLRRIMDSRGRTIYMETMFPLYSLFGFIVLHMLMYAIDIFYWRKYRVNYAFIFGFKPGTELGYREVLLLSFGLGTLALAAVLCNLDMEMDPKTKDYKAFTELLPLLLVLVVLIILFLPFKILYRTNRFFFLTCLFHSICAPLYKVTLPDFFLADQLTSQVQAIRSLEFYVCYYGWGDFKHRENKCRDSNVFATFYFIVAVLPYMARLLQCLRRLFEERDPVQGYNGLKYFLTIVAVCLRTAYYVNTGIGWRVIVGIVSAIAAIFCTYWDFVYDWGLLNRQSKNPWLRDKLLVPHKYIYFGAMGLNVVLRFAWLQTVLNFKFDLHRETLATLVASLEIIRRGVWNFFRLENEHLNNVGKYRAFKSVPLPFNYDEGDDKDD is encoded by the exons ATGAAGTTCGGGAAGGAATTCGCGTCGCAGATGGTGCCGGAATGGCAAGATGCGTACATGGATTACGAATACTTGAagacccttttaaaaaaaatccaaagttTCAAGCATAGGACGAAGCCACCGTCTACTGGCTTAAAACGAAAACTTACACTTTATAGAGCTTTCAGTGGGCTAACGCAGAAGAACCACCACAACCCCACCAGCCCTTCTTCTGCATCACCCGATATCGAAAGCCAACCCATTCTGGTAAACTCCGTCCAACGGAACGGTTCTGAAAGTTACGAAACCACGTTCCTTATGTCGTCGGATGAGG GAGAGTATGAGCTGGTTTACTTTAGAAGGCTTGATGATGAGCTGAACAAAGTGAACAAATTTTATAAGGATAAGGTGGAGGAAGTGATGAAAGAAGCAAATGTTTTGAACAAACAAATGGATGCTTTGATTGCTTTTAGGATCAAAGTTGAGAATCCCCCGGTGAATTTCGATAGGTCCGTCGAGATGACTCGTCTTGCTTCCGACATTGCTGTTTCCACTGCATCACTGTCGGTTCCTACTACTCCATCTGCGGGTAGATCAAAGAGCA AAAGAGCTGCTCACTTGGAAGCCATTGAAGAAAGCACCCATGGACAaactgatgatgatgataaagATGATGAGAAAGAGATGGAAACTCCAGTTCAGGAGCCGAAACCGCCGAAACCCAAAATCAAGGGGGTGAAGCCTGCACCACTAGAAGTACTAGACCGGGTGAAGATGAACAACACTCTCGAAACTCCTCGGTCCACCATTAAAGGTCTTCTGCAGGTTCCAAAACAGGCGGAGATGAGTTTCAGTAGGGAAAATCTAAGAAAAGTTGAAGATCAACTCAAGCGGGCTTTCGTTGAATTTTACCAAAAGCTTCGCCTGCTTAAAAGTTACAG CTTTTTGAATACCTTGGCATTCTCCAAAATCATGAAGAAGTATGATAAGATCACATCGAGAAGTGCATCGAGATCTTACATGAAAATGGTGGATAACTCCAACCTTGGTAGCTCTGATGATGTTACAAAGCTGCTGGAGAGAGTTGAAGCCACATTCATCAAGCATTTTTCCAATGCCAATCGTACTAAAGGGATGAATATCTTAAGACCCAAAGCCAAAAGAGAAAGGCATAGGGTAACTTTTTCAACTG GTTTTCTGGCTGGTTGCATGGCCTCCCTTCTTCTAGCCCTTATAATGATCATTCGGCTCCGTAGAATCATGGATAGTAGAGGGAGGACTATATATATGGAAACCATGTTTCCCCTTTATAG TTTGTTCGGATTCATTGTTCTACACATGCTGATGTATGCAATCGACATTTTCTACTGGAGAAAGTACCGAGTGAATTACGCCTTCATATTCGGTTTCAAGCCCGGAACCGAATTAGGCTACCGAGAAGTTCTTCTTCTGAGCTTCGGCCTTGGAACATTAGCATTAGCTGCTGTGCTCTGCAACCTTGACATGGAGATGGATCCCAAAACAAAAGACTATAAAGCTTTCACCGAGCTTCTTCCCCTACTCTTGGTCctg GTTGTACTTATCATCCTGTTCCTGCCATTCAAAATCTTGTATCGAACGAATCGTTTCTTCTTCCTTACATGCTTGTTTCACAGTATCTGCGCTCCACTATACAAGGTCACACTGCCTGATTTCTTCTTAGCTGATCAATTAACTAGCCAGGTACAAGCCATTAGGAGCTTGGAGTTCTATGTTTGCTACTACGGATGGGGAGATTTTAAACACAGGGAAAACAAGTGCAGAGACAGTAATGTGTTTGCGACTTTCTACTTCATCGTGGCGGTGCTTCCCTACATGGCTCGCCTCCTCCAGTGCCTACGCCGCCTGTTCGAGGAGAGAGATCCGGTCCAAGGATACAACGGACTCAAATATTTCCTCACCATCGTAGCCGTTTGCCTGAGAACGGCTTACTACGTTAACACGGGGATTGGATGGAGAGTAATAGTTGGGATAGTGTCGGCCATTGCAGCAATATTTTGTACGTACTGGGACTTCGTGTATGACTGGGGGCTACTAAACCGACAATCCAAGAACCCTTGGTTGAGAGACAAACTCCTTGTTCCTCAcaagtatatatattttggaGCCATG GGTTTGAATGTGGTGCTGAGATTTGCGTGGCTCCAAACTGTGTTGAATTTCAAGTTTGATTTGCATCGAGAAACGCTGGCTACTCTTGTCGCCAGTCTTGAGATCATTCGTCGTGGCGTATGGAATTTCTTCAG GTTGGAAAATGAGCATTTGAACAATGTTGGGAAGTACCGAGCATTCAAGTCCGTACCGTTGCCGTTCAATTATGACGAGGGCGATGACAAAGATGATTGA